The following are encoded together in the Desulfovibrio desulfuricans DSM 642 genome:
- a CDS encoding sulfite exporter TauE/SafE family protein: protein MLVSLVAYVLCGAVAGVLAGLLGVGGGIVLVPLMVAIFPTVGVPAQYVQQMALGTSLASIMITSISSARAHNARGAVHWDIFKAITPGILVGTFFGGLIATHMPTMFLKIFFICFILFVSVQMLSNYRPPASRDLPGKVGTAGVGGVIGLVSSFVGIGGGTLSVPFMTFCNVPLHHAVGTSAAIGFPIAVAGTLGFIVGGWGRPDLPAMSLGFVNLWALLGIATASFMTAPLGAKLSHALPAAKLKKGFACFLILVALKMIWGLV, encoded by the coding sequence ATGCTTGTGTCTCTTGTGGCCTACGTCTTGTGCGGGGCTGTGGCCGGTGTTCTGGCCGGGCTTCTGGGTGTTGGCGGCGGTATTGTTCTGGTGCCCCTGATGGTTGCCATTTTCCCCACCGTGGGAGTTCCCGCCCAGTATGTGCAACAGATGGCGCTCGGTACGTCGCTTGCCAGCATCATGATCACCTCCATCTCCAGCGCGCGGGCGCATAACGCCCGTGGCGCCGTGCACTGGGATATCTTCAAGGCCATTACCCCCGGCATTCTTGTGGGTACGTTTTTCGGCGGCCTTATCGCCACCCATATGCCCACCATGTTCCTGAAGATATTTTTTATCTGCTTTATCCTCTTTGTGTCGGTGCAGATGCTCTCCAACTACCGGCCCCCGGCCAGCCGGGATCTGCCCGGCAAGGTGGGAACCGCCGGCGTGGGCGGCGTCATCGGCCTTGTGTCCAGCTTTGTGGGTATCGGCGGCGGTACGCTTTCCGTGCCGTTCATGACCTTTTGCAACGTGCCGCTACATCATGCTGTGGGCACCTCCGCCGCCATTGGCTTTCCCATTGCCGTGGCGGGTACGCTGGGCTTTATTGTGGGCGGCTGGGGCAGGCCTGATCTGCCCGCCATGTCGCTTGGCTTTGTGAACCTGTGGGCGCTGCTGGGTATTGCCACAGCCAGCTTTATGACCGCCCCGCTTGGCGCAAAGCTTTCGCATGCCTTGCCTGCGGCCAAGCTCAAGAAAGGTTTTGCCTGTTTTTTGATCCTTGTGGCCTTGAAGATGATCTGGGGCCTGGTGTAA
- a CDS encoding amidohydrolase family protein yields MNPETTESPESDEPSEALLAIRAKSILTLGGEGPARAARLFAPLKKIDNGVLLVRDGLVEDVLPWSQAKLPAGTLVRDVGPVCLAPACVNAHTHLELSHLAEKTRWGRGFTAWLQSLIPLLGAAPQADAVESACAALALYGTLYVGNITGSLPGGTLLADAACNEAGLTASHFCEWFGFGAPFADGERPWPPRCRQALADDPFLMARCAPGGHALYSTGPEILSAARQDCSHMGRVFSFHLAESPEETQLLTSGSGPLRDLYAGVVLPPDWSAPGLRPLAYAVKLGLLGPGTLAVHGVQLDAQEVEVLAASGAALCLCPRSNRNLGVGVPPVREFMESGALLCLGTDGLTSNRDLDVRKEAVWLRETMDVPPEALVRMLTVNGAAALNLLGCGAGRLEKGGPADFCVLPETLTY; encoded by the coding sequence ATGAACCCGGAAACCACGGAATCTCCTGAATCTGACGAGCCGTCGGAGGCCTTGCTGGCCATCAGGGCCAAAAGCATTCTGACACTTGGCGGCGAAGGCCCGGCACGGGCCGCCCGCCTCTTTGCCCCGTTGAAAAAGATCGACAACGGCGTGCTGCTGGTGCGCGACGGGCTGGTGGAGGATGTCCTGCCGTGGTCGCAGGCCAAACTGCCCGCAGGTACGCTGGTGCGCGATGTGGGCCCGGTCTGCCTTGCCCCTGCCTGCGTCAACGCGCACACGCATCTGGAACTTTCGCATCTGGCGGAGAAAACCCGATGGGGACGCGGCTTCACCGCCTGGCTGCAAAGCCTCATCCCCCTTCTTGGAGCTGCCCCGCAGGCGGATGCCGTGGAAAGCGCCTGCGCCGCGCTGGCCCTGTACGGTACGCTGTATGTGGGTAATATAACCGGCTCCCTGCCCGGCGGCACGCTTCTGGCCGATGCGGCCTGCAATGAGGCGGGGCTGACCGCAAGTCATTTTTGCGAATGGTTTGGCTTTGGCGCGCCTTTTGCCGATGGTGAACGCCCGTGGCCGCCGCGCTGCCGTCAGGCTCTGGCTGATGATCCCTTCCTCATGGCCCGTTGCGCTCCCGGCGGGCATGCCCTGTATTCCACCGGGCCGGAAATCCTCAGCGCCGCGCGGCAGGACTGCTCCCACATGGGGCGCGTTTTTTCCTTCCACCTTGCGGAATCGCCCGAAGAAACCCAGCTGCTCACATCGGGCAGCGGGCCTTTGCGCGACCTGTACGCCGGGGTTGTGCTGCCGCCAGACTGGTCTGCGCCAGGTTTGCGCCCGCTGGCCTATGCGGTGAAGCTGGGCCTGCTCGGCCCCGGTACTCTGGCCGTGCACGGCGTGCAGCTTGACGCGCAGGAAGTGGAAGTGCTGGCAGCCAGTGGCGCGGCCCTGTGCCTGTGCCCGCGCTCGAACCGCAATCTTGGTGTTGGGGTGCCGCCCGTGCGCGAGTTCATGGAAAGCGGCGCGCTGTTGTGCCTTGGCACGGACGGGCTGACCTCCAACCGCGATCTGGACGTGCGCAAGGAGGCGGTGTGGCTGCGCGAAACCATGGACGTACCGCCGGAAGCCCTGGTGCGCATGCTGACGGTTAACGGCGCTGCCGCTCTGAATCTGCTGGGCTGCGGGGCAGGGCGGCTGGAAAAGGGCGGGCCTGCGGATTTTTGCGTATTGCCAGAAACCCTGACCTATTAG
- a CDS encoding ABC transporter ATP-binding protein: protein MLEIRDLHVSVKGTPVLKGIDLHISSGETFILFGPNGSGKTTLLMTLMGFAGYEVTQGQIIYKGTDITHAPMYERARLGIGMSFQRPPTIHGLPTGKLVELCGRGRKMDIEDMARKVHFDHFLKRDVNAGFSGGEIKRSELLQLMAQKPDLLLFDEPESGVDLENMALVGKTVRYLLDGTPDRCCATLRQREKVRSTSGLIITHTGHILEYVNAHRGQVMYQGKLCCEARPREILDHIATHGYQECLRCLTGDMLGKIAEAPLK, encoded by the coding sequence ATGCTTGAAATCCGTGACCTGCACGTTTCGGTCAAGGGCACGCCCGTGCTCAAGGGCATTGATCTGCACATTAGCTCTGGCGAAACATTCATTCTTTTTGGCCCCAACGGCTCCGGCAAAACCACCCTGCTCATGACCCTCATGGGCTTTGCGGGGTATGAGGTCACGCAGGGCCAGATCATCTACAAAGGCACAGACATTACCCACGCGCCCATGTACGAGCGTGCGCGCCTCGGCATCGGTATGTCGTTTCAGCGGCCCCCCACCATTCATGGCCTGCCCACGGGCAAGCTGGTGGAACTGTGCGGGCGCGGGCGCAAGATGGATATAGAGGACATGGCCCGCAAGGTGCATTTTGACCATTTTCTCAAGCGCGATGTGAACGCGGGCTTTTCCGGCGGCGAAATCAAGCGCTCCGAACTGCTGCAACTCATGGCCCAGAAGCCCGATCTGCTGCTCTTTGACGAGCCGGAATCCGGCGTTGACCTTGAGAATATGGCGCTTGTGGGCAAAACCGTGCGCTACCTGCTTGACGGCACGCCCGACCGATGTTGCGCCACGCTGCGGCAGCGGGAGAAGGTGCGCTCCACCAGCGGCCTTATCATCACCCACACCGGTCACATCCTCGAATACGTCAATGCCCACCGGGGGCAGGTCATGTATCAGGGCAAGCTGTGCTGCGAGGCGCGGCCCCGCGAAATTCTGGATCACATCGCTACCCACGGCTATCAGGAATGTCTGCGCTGCCTCACCGGCGACATGCTTGGCAAAATTGCGGAGGCGCCCCTTAAATGA
- a CDS encoding aspartate carbamoyltransferase catalytic subunit has product MNTDNRYHWPHKDLLDVTQLSAEDTMHLLDLAASFQEINSRPVKKVPTLKGKTVVLFFVENSTRTKTSFDVAGKRLSADTYSLAKSGSSLNKGESLKDTGLTLQAMGPDVIVIRHPSSGAARFLAELLPCGIVNGGDGWHAHPTQALLDCYSLRQAWQNRFAGRTLLILGDIAHSRVARSNMHLLTMLGVKVRLCAPRTLLPAGVDHWPVEIYTELDKAVRDVDAVMCLRLQLERQQAGLLPDLAEYSRRFCLGSSQLALAAPEAKVLHPGPMNRGLEISNDIADAPASLVLNQVAAGVATRMAVLYLLATRNDGVRA; this is encoded by the coding sequence ATGAATACCGACAATCGCTACCACTGGCCCCACAAAGACCTGCTGGACGTCACCCAACTGAGCGCGGAAGACACCATGCACCTGCTGGACCTGGCCGCCAGCTTTCAGGAAATCAACAGCCGTCCGGTCAAGAAGGTGCCAACCCTCAAGGGCAAGACCGTTGTGCTGTTTTTCGTGGAAAACAGCACCCGCACCAAGACGTCCTTTGACGTGGCGGGCAAACGCCTTTCCGCCGACACCTATTCCCTTGCAAAATCAGGCTCAAGCCTGAACAAGGGCGAAAGCCTGAAGGATACGGGCCTCACCCTTCAGGCCATGGGGCCGGATGTCATTGTCATCCGCCACCCCAGCAGCGGCGCGGCGCGCTTTCTTGCGGAGCTGCTGCCCTGCGGCATCGTTAACGGCGGCGATGGCTGGCATGCCCACCCCACCCAAGCCCTGCTTGACTGCTACAGCCTGCGGCAGGCGTGGCAAAACCGCTTTGCCGGGCGCACCCTGCTGATTCTGGGCGATATTGCCCACAGCCGCGTAGCCCGCTCGAACATGCACCTGCTCACCATGCTGGGCGTCAAGGTGCGCCTGTGCGCCCCGCGCACCCTGCTGCCCGCCGGAGTGGATCACTGGCCCGTGGAAATCTATACGGAGCTGGACAAAGCCGTGCGCGATGTGGACGCCGTCATGTGTCTGCGCCTGCAACTTGAGCGCCAGCAGGCGGGCCTCTTGCCCGACCTTGCGGAGTATTCCCGCCGTTTCTGCCTTGGCTCCAGCCAGCTGGCCCTTGCCGCGCCCGAAGCCAAGGTTTTGCATCCCGGCCCCATGAACCGTGGGCTTGAAATTTCCAATGACATAGCAGACGCCCCCGCGAGCCTGGTGCTGAATCAGGTGGCCGCAGGCGTCGCCACGCGCATGGCTGTGCTCTATCTGCTGGCCACGCGCAACGATGGAGTACGCGCATGA
- a CDS encoding IclR family transcriptional regulator, which translates to MQDQQKPTVHMPTQRVISLLEALADTEHGLTLTQLAQYIGSSKGTISPILETLQQHDFVRRDKLSGRYELGRGLYLFSEGFRTQDPLMAQAQACMRQVVDACAEICQLGILSHTEVLYIAKVDSREPIQIISRVGSRMPARKTALGKALLSQCKREEVVALFAGELCTEPFDMDAFLEELQKVRQGAIARDIGEINPQLHCYAVPVTFAGRVDCAMSVSLPAFRDTPEKHQQVESELRNAVAKLEQFMNETHECFCP; encoded by the coding sequence ATGCAAGACCAACAAAAACCGACCGTCCACATGCCGACCCAGCGGGTCATTTCACTCCTTGAAGCTCTGGCTGATACAGAACACGGACTCACGCTTACCCAGCTTGCCCAGTACATCGGCAGCAGCAAGGGCACTATTTCGCCCATTCTTGAGACCCTGCAACAGCATGATTTTGTTCGCAGAGACAAACTCTCTGGCCGGTATGAACTGGGCCGGGGCCTGTACCTTTTTTCAGAGGGTTTCCGCACGCAGGACCCACTCATGGCGCAGGCGCAGGCCTGCATGCGGCAGGTGGTGGACGCCTGCGCCGAAATCTGCCAGCTGGGCATCCTCTCCCATACCGAAGTGCTCTACATAGCCAAGGTGGATTCGCGCGAGCCTATCCAGATCATTTCCCGCGTGGGGTCGCGCATGCCCGCCCGCAAAACGGCTCTGGGCAAGGCGCTGCTCAGCCAGTGCAAAAGGGAGGAAGTGGTCGCCCTTTTTGCCGGGGAGCTCTGCACCGAGCCTTTTGACATGGACGCCTTTCTGGAAGAGCTGCAAAAGGTACGTCAGGGGGCCATTGCAAGAGATATTGGCGAAATCAACCCGCAGCTGCATTGCTATGCCGTGCCCGTTACCTTTGCCGGGCGCGTGGACTGCGCCATGAGCGTCTCCCTGCCCGCCTTTCGCGACACTCCGGAGAAACACCAGCAGGTTGAAAGCGAACTTCGCAACGCTGTGGCAAAACTTGAGCAGTTCATGAACGAAACGCACGAATGCTTCTGCCCCTAA
- the amrB gene encoding AmmeMemoRadiSam system protein B has protein sequence MPEREPVAAGRFYPASPGELQKEIRSYLTAGKALSATAPIDAKRKASASLRGLMLPHAGYVYCGKVLGAALMSPWNKTTAGASLPERLVMLCPNHTGRGAPLGVWPDGAWRTPLGNVDVDAELAASLCGKGGFAPDLHSHLDEHSIEVLLPFLQCTPPQGTPGAPRRITPVCVGTMQHKILQDAGLALAEVIRQYESKGERIGVIVSSDMNHYEDQETTMRKDAFALSQALACDPEGLLTMVQREKITMCGAAPMALALFAARALGEPWAELCLYDTSATASGDTRKVVGYAALRFGLA, from the coding sequence ATGCCCGAACGTGAACCTGTCGCAGCCGGGCGTTTTTATCCCGCTTCGCCCGGTGAGCTGCAAAAGGAAATCAGGTCATACCTCACGGCTGGAAAGGCCTTGTCGGCAACTGCTCCCATTGACGCAAAGCGCAAGGCCTCTGCAAGCCTGCGCGGCCTTATGCTTCCCCATGCTGGCTACGTATACTGCGGCAAGGTACTTGGGGCCGCGCTCATGAGCCCCTGGAACAAAACCACAGCCGGAGCCAGCCTGCCGGAGCGGCTTGTGATGCTCTGCCCCAACCACACGGGCAGAGGCGCGCCCCTTGGCGTGTGGCCGGATGGCGCGTGGCGTACCCCGCTGGGCAATGTTGACGTGGATGCGGAACTGGCCGCCAGCCTGTGCGGCAAGGGCGGTTTTGCGCCCGACCTGCACTCGCACCTTGACGAGCATTCCATAGAAGTCCTGCTGCCTTTTCTGCAATGCACGCCGCCGCAGGGCACACCCGGCGCGCCCCGCCGCATCACCCCTGTGTGCGTGGGCACCATGCAGCACAAAATCTTGCAGGATGCGGGGCTTGCGCTGGCGGAGGTCATACGCCAGTACGAAAGCAAGGGCGAACGGATCGGCGTCATCGTCAGCTCCGACATGAACCATTACGAAGATCAGGAAACCACCATGCGCAAGGACGCCTTCGCCCTTTCGCAGGCGCTGGCCTGCGACCCGGAAGGTCTGCTCACCATGGTGCAGCGTGAAAAAATCACCATGTGCGGGGCGGCCCCCATGGCCCTTGCCCTGTTTGCCGCCCGCGCCCTGGGCGAACCGTGGGCGGAACTGTGCCTGTACGACACATCTGCCACGGCATCGGGCGATACCCGCAAGGTGGTGGGATATGCCGCCCTGCGCTTTGGCCTTGCCTGA
- a CDS encoding NAD-dependent succinate-semialdehyde dehydrogenase gives MYRILHDQELFRSQCLINGHWRDAADKSVIEVVNPANGKQLGTVPNCGEAETREAIEAAQAAFAVWSARTPLERGALLHAWERAIAENIEDLARLLTLEEGKPLAEARAEILQGASYFPWFAEEARRFSGEVTPVYRHGVQALTRHAPVGVAAAITPWNFPMSMIPRKVAPALAAGCTMVVKPASATPYSALAMAELAVRVGIPAGVFNVVTGSARRIGNEITSNPLVRKLSFTGSTAVGLQLATQCGPTLKRISMELGGNAPFIAFDDADMDKAVTMAMACKFRNAGQTCICANRFLVQSGVTEKFITNLLDHISALRVGDGLKPETDMGPLINADAVAHTDALVKDAVEKGAQLLFGGKPHSLGGNFYEPTLLLGLTPQMRIFREEIFGPVAAVMTFDDEEEAISLANDTEFGLASYICTRDMPRVWRLFNRLQYGMAGFNDAGLAAAETPFGGVKFSGIGREGSREGLQEYMETHYALLGGLN, from the coding sequence ATGTACCGTATTCTGCACGATCAGGAGCTGTTCCGCAGCCAGTGCCTCATCAACGGGCACTGGCGCGATGCGGCCGACAAAAGCGTTATTGAAGTCGTTAATCCCGCCAACGGCAAACAGTTGGGCACGGTGCCCAACTGCGGCGAGGCCGAAACCCGCGAGGCCATTGAGGCCGCGCAGGCTGCCTTTGCTGTCTGGAGCGCAAGAACGCCTCTGGAACGGGGCGCTCTGCTCCACGCCTGGGAACGCGCCATTGCCGAGAACATTGAAGATCTGGCCCGCCTGCTCACCCTTGAAGAAGGCAAGCCCTTGGCCGAGGCCAGAGCAGAGATCCTTCAGGGTGCATCGTACTTTCCCTGGTTTGCGGAAGAAGCCCGCCGCTTCAGCGGCGAGGTCACGCCCGTATACCGCCACGGGGTGCAGGCCCTCACCCGTCATGCCCCTGTGGGCGTGGCCGCGGCCATCACGCCGTGGAACTTCCCCATGTCCATGATCCCGCGCAAGGTGGCCCCTGCGCTGGCGGCGGGCTGCACCATGGTGGTCAAACCCGCCAGCGCCACGCCTTACAGCGCGCTGGCAATGGCGGAACTGGCCGTGCGGGTGGGCATCCCCGCCGGGGTTTTCAACGTTGTTACGGGCAGCGCGCGGCGCATTGGCAACGAGATCACCTCCAACCCGCTGGTGCGCAAACTCAGTTTTACCGGCTCTACGGCTGTTGGGCTGCAACTGGCAACCCAGTGCGGGCCTACGCTCAAGCGCATTTCCATGGAGCTTGGCGGCAACGCGCCCTTTATTGCGTTTGACGATGCGGACATGGACAAGGCCGTGACAATGGCCATGGCCTGCAAATTCCGCAATGCCGGGCAAACCTGCATCTGCGCCAACCGCTTTCTGGTCCAGAGCGGGGTGACGGAGAAGTTCATCACCAATCTGCTCGACCACATCAGCGCCCTGCGCGTGGGCGACGGCCTCAAGCCGGAGACCGACATGGGGCCGCTTATCAATGCCGATGCCGTGGCCCACACGGATGCTCTGGTCAAGGACGCCGTGGAAAAAGGCGCGCAACTGCTGTTTGGCGGCAAGCCGCACAGCCTTGGCGGCAATTTTTACGAGCCTACCCTGTTGTTGGGCCTGACCCCGCAGATGCGCATTTTCCGCGAGGAAATATTCGGCCCGGTGGCTGCCGTCATGACTTTTGACGATGAGGAAGAAGCCATTTCCCTTGCCAACGATACGGAATTCGGCCTGGCCTCATATATCTGCACGCGCGACATGCCGCGCGTCTGGCGGCTGTTCAACAGATTGCAGTACGGCATGGCTGGCTTCAACGATGCGGGCCTTGCTGCTGCCGAGACACCCTTTGGCGGCGTGAAATTTAGCGGCATTGGCCGGGAAGGCAGCCGCGAGGGCCTTCAGGAATACATGGAAACCCACTATGCCCTGCTGGGCGGGCTGAACTGA
- a CDS encoding Hpt domain-containing protein encodes MTEEVLDWKEAIARVLNKRDMYVKLLAKFIETERDTPSKVAQALKSGNMEEARNLVHSTKGAAANLGAKALAAAALELEMAVKAGADTDRAMNHFSAAHMDTLVTMHAFMTQ; translated from the coding sequence ATGACCGAGGAAGTTTTGGATTGGAAGGAAGCCATTGCCAGGGTGCTCAACAAGCGCGATATGTACGTCAAGCTGCTTGCCAAGTTTATTGAAACGGAGCGCGACACCCCGTCAAAGGTGGCCCAGGCCCTGAAGAGCGGCAACATGGAAGAAGCCCGCAACCTTGTGCACAGCACCAAGGGAGCAGCCGCCAACCTGGGGGCCAAGGCGCTGGCCGCCGCTGCGCTTGAGCTTGAAATGGCCGTCAAGGCCGGGGCGGATACCGACCGCGCCATGAACCATTTTTCTGCCGCTCACATGGACACGCTTGTGACCATGCACGCCTTTATGACGCAGTAG
- a CDS encoding YitT family protein, with the protein MKLQSYNKALAESVVWNLLWLTLGSVLMAICIQSVAAPHGFLSGGVMGVGLLVNYWTGTLTPLVWYSLLCVPVYALGWFCVGKRFLLYTAYGTLCTTLFSFFITFEIPITNEVYATVVGGVLHGAACGIMLRTLGSSGGTDVVAVLLKERWSVPIGQFNFLFNSLLFLTAASHMALDLIVASMLMMFISASTLEYVLGLFNRRKLVMIISDHGEEISEAILVTERFGATLVRGKGAYSGSDREILLTVTNNVALKRLENLVFSIDPRALFIVENTFYVSGGQFARRSH; encoded by the coding sequence ATGAAGCTTCAGTCGTACAACAAGGCTCTGGCCGAATCGGTGGTCTGGAACCTGCTCTGGCTTACGCTGGGGTCGGTTCTTATGGCCATATGCATTCAGAGCGTGGCCGCGCCCCATGGCTTTCTTTCCGGGGGAGTCATGGGCGTGGGCCTGCTGGTCAATTACTGGACAGGCACGCTCACGCCGTTGGTCTGGTATTCCCTGCTGTGCGTTCCTGTGTATGCTTTGGGTTGGTTTTGCGTGGGCAAACGATTTTTGCTCTACACGGCCTACGGTACCCTTTGCACCACATTGTTCAGTTTTTTCATCACCTTTGAAATCCCCATTACCAACGAAGTGTACGCCACCGTGGTGGGCGGGGTGCTGCACGGTGCAGCCTGCGGCATCATGCTGCGCACCCTTGGCAGCAGCGGCGGTACGGATGTGGTTGCCGTGCTGCTCAAGGAACGTTGGAGCGTGCCCATCGGGCAATTCAATTTTCTGTTCAACTCCCTGCTGTTTCTTACGGCGGCCTCGCACATGGCGCTGGACCTTATTGTTGCTTCCATGCTGATGATGTTCATTTCGGCCAGTACGCTGGAATATGTGCTGGGCCTGTTCAACCGGCGCAAGCTCGTGATGATCATTTCTGACCACGGTGAAGAAATCAGCGAGGCCATTCTGGTGACAGAGCGCTTTGGAGCTACGCTTGTGCGCGGCAAGGGGGCCTACTCCGGCTCGGATCGCGAAATTCTGCTCACCGTCACCAACAATGTGGCGCTCAAGCGGCTGGAGAATCTGGTGTTCAGCATTGATCCGCGCGCCCTGTTCATTGTGGAAAACACGTTCTATGTGTCCGGTGGGCAGTTTGCCCGCAGAAGCCATTGA
- a CDS encoding dihydroorotase translates to MSLLIKNARHLEAPVDLLVRHGKIVTMTPAGHHTYDSREVFDAHGLVLMPSCIDAHVHLREPGFEYKEDIASGLEAAARGGFGAVMCMANTKPVNDTASITRAMLDSARKSHPNGPRLHPIAAATVGLKGEEMAPLAELKEAGCVAVSNDGRPLENAELVRRIMEYGADLDLVLIDHCEDPHLAKGWRMHEGVTSGLLGVKGQPAAGEANQAMRDIMLAEYLGVPVHIAHVSAALTVDCIAWGKARGVKVTAETCPHYLLLDETALEGYNTQAKVSPPLRTAADREALRRAVKNGTIDILATDHAPHAAHEKEGTLDDAMCGFTGLDLAVSLTWGLVAEGVLTEADVHRLWSRRPAEIFNLPCNGFTPGDPADFFLLDPDETWVPGPENLYSKSCNTPFLGQTLRGRVKHHWLDGMQLF, encoded by the coding sequence ATGAGCCTCTTGATAAAGAACGCACGCCACCTTGAAGCCCCGGTAGACCTGCTGGTACGGCACGGCAAAATTGTCACCATGACCCCGGCAGGCCACCATACCTACGACAGCCGCGAAGTTTTTGACGCCCACGGCCTTGTGCTCATGCCAAGTTGCATCGACGCCCACGTGCACCTGCGCGAGCCGGGCTTTGAATACAAGGAAGACATCGCCTCCGGCCTTGAGGCTGCGGCGCGGGGCGGTTTTGGCGCGGTGATGTGCATGGCCAACACCAAGCCCGTCAACGACACGGCCAGCATTACGCGCGCCATGCTCGACAGCGCCCGCAAAAGCCACCCCAACGGCCCGCGCCTCCACCCCATTGCCGCCGCCACCGTTGGCCTCAAGGGCGAGGAAATGGCCCCCCTCGCGGAACTCAAGGAAGCTGGCTGCGTGGCTGTTTCCAACGATGGCCGCCCGCTGGAAAACGCGGAGCTTGTACGGCGCATCATGGAATACGGCGCAGACCTTGATCTGGTGCTCATAGACCACTGCGAAGACCCGCATCTGGCTAAGGGCTGGCGCATGCACGAAGGCGTGACCAGCGGCCTGCTGGGCGTCAAGGGGCAACCCGCCGCTGGCGAGGCCAATCAGGCCATGCGCGACATCATGCTGGCCGAATACCTCGGCGTGCCCGTGCATATCGCCCATGTTTCCGCAGCGCTGACTGTTGACTGCATCGCCTGGGGCAAGGCGCGCGGCGTCAAGGTGACTGCCGAAACCTGCCCCCACTACCTGTTGCTGGATGAAACCGCCCTTGAGGGCTACAATACGCAGGCCAAGGTCAGCCCGCCCCTGCGCACCGCCGCAGACCGCGAGGCCTTGCGCCGCGCCGTGAAAAACGGCACCATCGACATACTCGCCACAGACCACGCCCCCCACGCCGCCCACGAAAAAGAAGGCACACTGGACGATGCCATGTGCGGCTTTACCGGGCTTGATCTGGCTGTCAGCCTCACCTGGGGGCTGGTGGCCGAAGGCGTGCTGACAGAGGCCGATGTGCACCGGCTGTGGAGCCGCCGCCCGGCAGAAATTTTCAACCTGCCCTGCAACGGCTTTACCCCCGGCGATCCAGCAGATTTCTTCCTGCTTGACCCGGACGAAACATGGGTTCCCGGGCCGGAAAACCTCTATTCCAAAAGCTGCAACACGCCATTTCTGGGTCAGACCCTGCGCGGCAGGGTCAAACACCACTGGCTAGACGGCATGCAGCTGTTCTGA